DNA sequence from the Bradyrhizobium diazoefficiens genome:
GGCTGTTGGCCTGCGTCGTCAGCGCGCCAGCTGCGCCGTAAAGAAGCGTGCTACCGCTAATGGGGTTGGACGAGTTGTCGTTCACCGTGGCACCCGTCAGGGTTCCCTGTGCCCCGCCGAGCTTGGTCGTCGAGGTCACCGGTGTTACGCCACCAGCGGCGCCGGTGAAAAGCACGTTGGTCAGCGCGGTCGCGCTCGAATAAGTCGTGGTGCCACGCAGGTCGGAAGCGGTCGCGCCGGCAACCGTGGTCGAGACGTTCGACTTGGACGAATAGCCGACCGTGGTCTGGAGCGCCTGGTTGGCGATCGACTTGGCGCTGTCGATCAGCTTGGACAGCGAGCTGATGCCGGTGTTCGCGGCCTGGAGCACCTGGACGCCGTTGGCGATGCCATCGAGCAGGTTGTTGATGTCGCTGGCGCGGTTTTCGAGCGACTGCGCGGTGAAATAGTTGGTCGGGTTGTCGAGAGCCGAGTTGACGCTCTTGCCGGTGGCCAGACGGTTCTGGGTGGTGGCGAGCAGGTCAGCCGTCGACTGAAGCGACAGCAGGTTCTGACGAACCGACGCAGAAAGTACAATGTCGGACATTTCATCCCTTCTGGGAACGCGTGCTGCTTCGTCTGCCAAGCGATGGGACGATCTTAAGGCAAGACGTCTAACAGAGCATGAATTTGGAACCCGCTGCTTCAGCCTCGCTTCGCGATCAAGGCTCTGAACCCGCTATGCTCCGAGTTCGCCTCGCGGAAATGATCGTACTTTGCGCGACGATTTTCGCGTTTGCGACCCTTTAACCATAACAGGAAGTTGGCGATTGTTCGCACGGGGAAGCGATCAGCCTCTCGCCTTTGCCAGTCCGACGCTAGGATTCACCAACCCTCCGCATAAAAAAGCGGCGGGGCCGAAGCCCCGCCGCCCTGTTGGTATTGCGATGCTGGCCGCTATTAGCGGAGCAGCTGGAGCACGCTCTGCTGCGATGTGTTGGCCAGCGACAGCGCGGAGACCGCGATTGACTGGCGGGTCGACAGCGCCTGGCTGTTGGCGGCTTCCTCGTTGGTATCGGCCAGCGTCAGGTTGGACGAGCCGGTCTGCAGCACGTTGATCAAGTTCTTGTTGAAGTCCTGACGGATCTGCACGACCGACAGGTTCGAGCCGAGGGTGGAGGCTTCCGATCGCAGCGTACTCGAGGCCGAGTTCAAGCTGACCAGCACCTTGTTGGTGGCGGAGTTGTCGATGAAGTCGGTGCCCTGCACCAGGCCCGCCAGACCCAGACCCTTCGAGTTGAAGGTCACGCCGGTGATGTTGAGGCTCGACTTGGCGGTCTCGTCGAACACCAGCTTGAGCTGGTCGCCGTTGAGCAGGTTGACGCCGTTGAACGAAGCGTCCACCGAGGTCGTGTCGATCTGCGTCAAGATGTTGTTGTACTGTGACACCAGGTTGGTACGGGTGGCCTGGGCAACCGCGTCAGCAACCGGCGCGGTGGCATTCGACCAGGTCAGCGCCGTGGTGAGCGTGCCGCCGATCGTGCCGCCGGCGGTGGCCGAGCCGATCGTCGACGACGCGTACTCGTTGGTCGTCGAGACCGTGAGCAGGCCGTTGGCATCGATCGTTGCCGACAGATTGTTGGCCTGCAGCGCGGTGTTGAGCTGATCGAGCGTCTTGACCGTGCCGTTGGTGCCGTCGCCGAAGGTGACATTGACTGCCGTGCCGCCGTTGAAGGAGGTGAAGGTCAAGGTCTTGCCTGAGATGCTGCCGGTTGCGGCCGCGCGGCTCGCCGTGAAGGCAGTGCCCGTGCCGGTCGAACCGGTGAGACCGAGCGCGGACAGCGCATTGCCCGAACCGGTGATCGACAGATCCGAGTTCGCACCCGTCGAGATGTGCAGCGCGCCGGCGACGATCGAGGAGTTGGTCTGGCCCGAAGCGGTGCTCAGCGTCGCGGTACCGCCGGAGTTGGATGCGGTCTGCACGCCGGTGGCGAGATCGACCGCGCTCAGGATGTCAGCGACGGTGCCCTTGTTCAGGTAAACCGTCGAATTGCCGCTGCCATCGGTGACCACGTTACCGGCGACGCCGGAGCCGGACGGCACGTTCGCCGCCGCCGGCGTGCCGCCGTTCTTGAACGTGATGGTCTTGCCGTTGACGTTCAGGGTCGAGCCGTCGGTGATCAACGAACCCAGGCTGCCCGAGCTGGTCGTGCGGGCCGCCGTGATGGTCGTATTGCCGGAACCGGTCGCGGTGGTCAGGCCGAGAGCCTTCAGGATGTCGGCCTTGCCGGTGACGCTGAGATCGGCGCCGGTCGAGCTGTCCAGCGTGATCTTGCCGGCGGCGATCGCGGCGGCGGTCTGGCTGGTGTTGTTGGCATTGATCGTCGCAACGCCTGCTGCGATCGTGGCGCCGCGGGTACCAGCCGCGAGGTCGATCGTCTTCAGGATGTCGCCGACGGTCGCGGTCGAGTTGGTCGCACTCGCACCCAGATAGACGATCGAATTGCCATTGCCGTCCGTGGCGATGCTGCCGGTGCCGCCGCCGTCCACACCATAACCCGCTGGCAGGCTGTTGGGTGAACCTGCGATACCCGGAGCTGCACCGGCCTTGAAGGTGATGCTGTGGCCATCGACGGTCAGAGTCGTGCCGTCGGTGAAGAGCGTGGCCGCACCAGTGCTCAGACCGGAGGTCGCGCCCGCCAGGCCGTCACCATAGATCAGCGTACCCGCGGTGATGTTGGCCGCACCACCGCTGTTGTTGTCGGTGACTGCGGAGCTTGCCGTCACGGACGCGAGCGTGCCGCCGAGCGTGGTGCTCGAGGTGGCGGCGTTGGCACCACCGGCCGTGCCGTCGAACAGCACGTTGGTCAGCGCGGTCGCGCTCGAATAGGTCGTGGTGCCGCGCAGGTCGGTTGAGGTCGCGCCAGCGATCGTGGTCGAGACGTTCGACTTGGTCGAGTAGCCGACCGTGGTCTGGAGCGCCTGGTTGGCAATCGACTTCGCGCTGTCGAGCAGCTTCTGGAGCGAGGTGATGCCGGTGTTGGCGGCCTGGAGCACCTGAACGCCGTTGGCGATGCCATCGAGCAGGTTGTTGATGTCGCTGGCGCGGTTGTCGAGCGACTGTGCCGTGAAGAAGTTGGTGGGATTGTCGAGCGCCGAGTTCACCTTCTTGCCAGTCGACAGACGGGACTGGGTGGTGGCGAGCAGGTCGGCGGTGGACTGCAGGGAGAGCAGGTTCTGACGAACCGACGCAGAGAGAACGATACCGGACATGACTTTTACCCTTCTGGTAGCTAACGCGTCTTCGTTCGATCGCAATGGATCGAGTGACGCGGACAGCCTGCGCGGACATGGCTAACAAAGGGTGAAACGCGCTCGGGAACCCTAAGCGCCGGTTCACCATGAAGTGGCGGGAGCGCATTGGCGTCGGTGACGATTAACCTGAAATTCCTAGGGTTTTCGCGGCGTTTGCTTTCCGTTAACCATAACCGAGAGTTACTTTTTCGGAAGCCGCCTCACCGCTGCTCTGATTGCCTTGCGCAAAAAGAAAGCGGCGGGGCCGAAGCCCCGCCGCAATGTCTTGCTTGCGATGTCTGCCGCTTATTAACGGAGCAGCTGGAGCACGCTCTGCTGCGACTGGTTGGCCAGCGACAGCGCGGAGACCGCGATCGACTGGCGGGTCGACAGCGCCTGGCTGTTGGCGGCTTCCTCGTTGGTGTCGGCCAGCGTCAGGTTGGACGAACCGGTCTGGAGCACGTCGATCAGGTTCTTGTTGAAGTCCTGACGCACCTGCACGACAGAGAGGTTCGAACCGAGGGTCGAAGCTTCCGAACGCAGCGTGCTCGAGGCCTTGTTCAGATTCGTCAACACCTTATTGGTCGCCGAGTTGTCGATGAAGTCGGTGCCCTGCACCAGGCCGGCCAGACCCAGACCCTTCGAGTTGAAGGTCACGCCGGTGATGTTCAGATTCGACTTGCCGGTTTCGTCGAACACCAGCTTGAGTTGGTCGCCGTTCAGCAGGTTGACACCGTTGAAGGACGCATCCGTCGAAGTCGTGTCGATCTGCGTCAGGATGTTGTTGTACTGCGACACCAGGTTGGTACGAGTGGCCTGGGCAACCGCGTCAGCAACCGGCGCGGTGGCATTCGAGAAGGTCAGCGCCGTGGTGATCGTGCCGCCGATCGTGCCGCCGGCGGCGGCCGAGCCGAGGGTCGACGACGCATAGTCGTTGGTGGCCGAGACCGTGAGCAGGCCGTTGGCATCGATCGTTGCCGACAGATTGTTGGCCTGCAGCGCGGTGTTGAGCTGATCGAGCGTCTTGACGGTGCCGCCGGTGCCGTCGCCGAAGGTGACGTTGACCGCCGTGCCGCCATTGAAGGAGGTGAAGGTCAAGGTCTTGCCCGAGACACCGCCGGCCGCGGCCGTACGGCTCGCCGTGAAGGCGGTACCGGTGCCCGTCGAACCGGTGAGACCGAGCGAGGACAACGCATTGCCCGTGCCGGTGATCGACAGATCCGAGTTCGCACCCGTCGAGATGTGCAGCGCGCCGGCGACGATCGAGGACTTGGTCTGGCCGGTCGCCGTGCTCAGGGTTGCAGCACCCGACGCATTGGACGCGGTCTGCACGCCGGTGGCGAGGTCGATCGCGTTCAAGATATCGGCAACGGTGCCCTTTTCCAGGTAGACTGTCGAGTTGCCGCTGCCGTCGGTGACGACGTTGCCGCTCACGCCGGATCCGCTGGCGACGTTGGCTGAGGCAGGCGTACCGGCGTTCTTGAACGTGATGATCTTGCCGTTGACGTTCAGCGTCGAACCATCGGAGATCAGCGTGCCGAGGCTGGCCGAGGTCGTGGTGCGGGTTGCCGTCACCGTGGCATTGCCGGAACCGGTCGCCGTGGTCAGACCGAGAGCCTTCAGCAGGTCGGCCTTGCCGACGACGCTGAGATCCGCGCCCGTCGAGGTTTCCAGCGTGATCTTGCCGCCGGCGAGCGCGCTCACCGATGTCGTCTGGCTGGTGTTGGTGGTGATCGTCGCTGCGCCCGCAGCCACAACTGCATTCTGGACGCCGCTGGCAAGGTCGACCGCTTTCAGAACGTCGCCAACCGTGGCTGTCGCGTTCGTGGCGCTTGCGCCGAGATAGACGATCGAATTGCCGCTGCCGTCGGTCGCAATGTTACCGCTGACACCGTAGCCGGTGGGAGCCGACGCCGCAGCCGGAGCAGCACCCGCCTTGAAGGTGATGCTGTGGCCGTTGACGGTGAAGCTCGAGCCATCGGTGAACTGGGTGGCGGCGCCTGTGGTCAGACCGGAGGTACCAGCGGCGAGGCCGTCACCATACAGAATCGTCGTAGCCGTGATATTGGCCGCACCGCCGCTGTTGTTGTCCTGAACAACCGAGCCGGTCACGGTACCGATCGTGCCGCCGAGCGTGGTGCTCGAGGTGGCGGCGTTGGCACCGCCGGCCGTACCGTCGAACAGCACGTTGGTCAGCGCGGTCGCGCTCGAATAGGTCGTGGTGCCGCGCAGGTCGGTTGAGGTCGCGCCAGCGATCGTGGTCGAGACGTTCGACTTGGTCGAGTAGCCGACCGTGGTCTGGAGCGCCTGGTTGGCGATCGACTTCGCGCTGTCGAGCAGCTTCTGGAGCGAGGTGATGCCGGTGTTGGCGGCCTGGAGCACCTGCACGCCGTTGGCGATGCCATCGAGCAGGTTGTTGATGTCGCTGGCGCGGTTGTCGAGCGACTGTGCCGTGAAGAAGTTGGTGGGATTGTCGAGCGCCGAGTTCACCTTCTTGCCAGTCGACAGACGGGACTGGGTGGTGGCGAGCAGGTCGGCGGTAGACTGGAGGGAGAGCAGGTTCTGGCGAACCGAGGATGAGAGAACGATACCGGACATACTGTTACCTTTCTGGTAGCTACGCGTCCTGTTTGACCGACATTGATCAAACGACCGGCGGACGGTGCGTCCAAGCCTCTAACAATCCGTGAAATGAAACCGCGGGCTTGTCTGCGTTGCACGCAGAATGCCCTCCGGCGAACTTTAGGACTTCACCCTCGTCATCGCGCACAGCGTTGACATCACTTGGCTTTTCCACGCCAAGACCGGTGTTTACGACCCGTTAACCACATTCGGCAAGGATTGGACCCAAATCAGAGCCGGCAGCCGCCATTGACTGGCGCGCGCGCCATTCGGTTACAAAAGGGTTGATGGAGAACAGGCATGGCTCTCAAGGTCGAGCTCAAACCGCACGAACGCATCATTGTTGGTAACTGCGTCATCACCAACACCGACCAGCGCGCCCGCCTTCTAATCGACGGCGAGAACGTGCCGATCCTGCGCGAGCGCGACATCCTCACGCCCGAGACTGCCGATACGCCGGCCAAGCTCGTCTATCTGGCCGTCCAGCTCATGTACATCTCGCCGGATCCGCAGAGCCAGCACGGCACCTATTTCAACCTGGTACGTGACATCGTCACCGCCGTGCCGAGCGCCTGGCCGATCATCGAAAGCATCAACAACAACATCATGAGCGGCGATCTCTACCGGGCCCTGAAGGACGCCCGCAAGCTGATTGCCTATGAAGACAAGCTGCGTGAGCAGTTTGAGGCCACTCATCCCAAGAATGATGCCAAGACCGAGCCGGGCAAGAACGACGTGAGCACGGCCGCCTGATCAACGCGCTACTTCCTCAATGACAACGGCCCCGGACCATCTCCGGGGCCGTTGTCATTTCAGTTGGCCGTCGTCACTGTGCGGCGAGCGGCGGCGCCTCGACCTCGATCAACCCGCCGGTCCGCTGCGCACCGAACTTGATCACGGCTGCCACGAGCGCGTCGATGTCCGCCTCCGCGGTGCGATGATTGACGATCGCGGCGCGGATCGCGACCTTGCCGTCCAGCGTCGTGCTCGACGGCGCGGCAAGTCCGGACTCCTGGACATCGGCGACGATCTCGCGATTGACCGCATCGTCGGCGCGGTAGCGGAAGCAAACGATGTTGAGATTGACCGGCGCGAGCAGCTCGAGCCGCGGCTCGGCGAGCACGCGCGTCTCCAGATATTTTGCAAGCGCGCAGCTTCGCGCGATCACCGCACCCAGCCGGTCGGTGCCGAACGTCTTCAGCGTGAACCACGTCTTCAACGCGCGGAAGCCGCGCGACAGATCAGGACCGAGATCGCAGGGCCAGACGGCGCCGGCCGCAAGCCCCCTCGCCTCGCGGCTCAGATAGGCCGCCGGCTGCGCGAACGCCTGCCGATGCCGTTCGCCGTCGCGCACCAGCAGGAAGCCGGCCTCATAAGGCACCTGCCCCCATTTGTGGAAGTCGAGCGCGATCGAATCCGCAAGCGTGATGCCGTCGAGCAGCGGTGCCAGTTCGGGCGAGAGGATCGCGAGCGCACCGAAGGCACCGTCGACGTGAAACCAGATCCCCTCCTCGCCGCACAGCTCGGCAATCGCCTTGAGATCGTCAATCGCGCCGATGTCGACGGTGCCGGCAGACGCCGTGACCAGGAATGGTTTGAAGCCGACTTCACGATCGGTCGCAATCCGCGCACGCAACGCGGCGACGTCGATGCGATGATCGGCATCGATATCGATCTTGCGCAGCGCGTCGGTGCCGAAGCCTGCGATGTCCATCGCCCGGGAGATGCAGCCATGCGCGGCTTTCGACGCATAGGCGGTGAGCAGCGCACCGTCATTGCCGATGCCGTGCTGCCGCGCCAGCGCGCCGAGCGCGCTTGTGCGCGCAACCAGTACCGCCATCAGATTGGCCATCGACGTGCCGGTCACGAAGATGCCGCTTGCGCCCTGCGGAAAGCCGAACAGGCCGCGCATCCACTCCACGATCTGGCGCTCGAGCTCGATCGGCATGTGATCGCGTCCGCCCAGATTGGCATTGAGGCTAGCGGCGAGCATTTCCGCGATCATGCCGACCGCTGTGCCGCCGCCATGCACCCAGCCCATGAAGGCAGGATGAACATTGCCGGTCGCGTAAGGCGCGACGTACTCGGAGAATTCGCGATAGACCTCGGCGAGATCGGTCGGCTCGCGCGGCAGGTCCGTTCGAACGGCCGCGCGAACCTCGTCGGGGATCGGCTGCCAGACCGGCCGCGCGCGGACATTGGCGATGCCGTCGATCGCCTCGTCCAGCATGCGATGGGCGAGCGCGCGAAATTCGCTCCAGTCCCGCGGATCGAGCGATCCGCTCGTGACTGCGGTCTGCGTGTTGCGGATGATCTCGTTCATGCTGCACTCCCAACGCCCGCCTTTGCATGCCGCGACAGCATCGCGGTGAAGGCGGCAAAGATCTTGCGCATCTGCGGCGGCTTGTATGGAAACACGACCGGCGAATCCATGTTGTGCACGACGGCGGTATTGTCCGCCTCGAACACCAGAAGCTCGCCATTCCGGTTCTCGGCGCAATCGATGATGAAATAATCGAGACCGACGCGCCGGCTCATTTCGTCGAGCGCATTCTTGTGGCGCGCTCCGAAGGCATTGTCGAAGTCTTGCATGAAGGCCGCCTCTTCAGCGCGCTTCTCTTCGCTGAACGCCATGTAGGCGTTGAGATACCAGATGTCCCAGCGATCGGCGATCGCCATGTGGCAGGCATAAGGTTTGCCGTCGACCATGGTGAGCCGGATCTTGCGATAGAGGCCGTCGGGGCTCGCATAGTCGACGAAACGCGCGACAAAGAAGTCCTGCTCCTGCCGCTCTGCAAGATAGGCCGCAAGCGCCGCCGCAACGTCGAGTTTCGCAAGCCCGACACCGGCATGCGTGCCGCGCGGCCGCGCAATCATCGGAAAATGCAATTCGCCCGTGATGTCAGCGCAAGCAATCCGGCGCTCGGCGAGAGCCGTCAATTGCGCACGCGTGGCGTGGGCGGTCGCGGGAATGTCGAGGCCGGGAATATCAGCCAGCAGCCGAAACAATTTATCGCGATCGAGGTTGCCGATCAGCTCGGGGCGATTGAGCAACGGCCGCGGCCAGCGCGGCGCGGCCTTTTCGATCAACGCAAGCGCTTCGCGGCATTCCTCGGAATCGGATGCGACCACGATGGCGACATCGTGCTCAGGCAGCGTTTCCGGCAGCCCCGCTCCCTTGGTCACATAGAGCGTCAGGAGCTCTACGTCGGAGCCTTCGAGCAGGAATTCGATCGGCGTGTTGCCGCCCATGTCGATGTCGGCGGCGAGTGCAAGCACGCGCAAGCCGGGCTTTGGCACTGCGGCGGGCGTGCGAAACAGTTGATGGAAGGAGAGCAACTCGGACTGGATCACGAGTCCGGTCTCCTTCTCGCCCATCAGCTGGGCAATCAGCGACAGATCGAGCCCCTCGCCCGCCTGCGCTGTCCCCTCCGCGATCCGCGCCAGCAGCTGATCGCGCAACGGGTGCAGATCGACGCCCTCAAAGGCCTGACGCGTCAACTGCGCAAAGCCGATACGGTCGGCATAGTTCGGCGCAGCAAGCGGATGCAACATCTCACACCTATAAGAACTACGCCGGCTCGGCGGCGGTACGGTCAAGCAGCAGCTCGATCTTCACCAGGACCTGGGCGATGCGATCGAGAATACGCTCCACATTAACTTGCGCTTGCGCGCCGTCGACCGGCCATGCATCGGCGACCAGCGCGCGCCGATGCAGACCCGCAGCACCAACTGACGCGCGGAAAAAGGATCACGCCGCATCCGCCGCCGCAGGTGCGGCAGCGAATTGCGAGGCGATGTCGCCGTGGAACACCGACGGGCCGACGTGGTCGAGCGGGCTTTGGATATCGGCCCAGATCTCGCCGCCGATATCGGTCCAGCGCTTGCAGAAGGCGAAGTCTTCGGAAAGATACGTGCCGGTCGCCGGATCGATCATGCATTCGAACAGCGCGAACCGGTTCGGGCTGGTGACGAGCGTGTCGTGCGAATGCTCGCGGAAGAATTGCAGATTGGCATAGTCCGGATGGCGGCACATCGCCTCCAGCGCCTGGCGGCGGATCATCAGGAAACCGGTGCCGGCGTAACGCACGCGGGTAAAGCCGTTGACCACGACGATGCGGTCGGGATCCTCGATCTCGAGCACGTAGTCGAGCGAGGCCGCCGGCACATCGGCCCGACCGGCCTGAATTGCACGCGCGGCCTTGTCCCAGTTGACCCGCTTGATCGGATAGCAGCCGGCGACCACGTCGGCGCCGCATTCGATCAGCCGGAACACCTGCTCGGGCTTGAAGCCGATATCGGCATCGACGAACAGGAAATGCGTGGCCTTGGGATCGTCCAGGAACATCGCGACCAGATTGGCCCGCGCGCGCGTGATCAGCGCGTCGCCATCCCGTAACTGTACCTTGAGCTCGAGGTTGGACATGCCGTGCACGGCGCGCTGGAGCGCGAAGATCGAGCTCGCGTAAATGCTCGACACCTGCCCGCCGAAGCACGGCGTGGCCACCACCAGTTGCATCTTGTCTGACATCTCCGCCCCGCTCAGATCCTCACCAAGAGGTAAACAGGCATGGTTAACGGCGCCTTAATGCGCCGTTACAGGAACTTGACCAGCGAGAGATCGGCGAGCTTCGCAGTTGTCTGGTAGGACGCCTGCAACGCATTCTGGAGCGACAGTATCTCGCTCGCGACCTGGTCGGGCGAGGCCGATTCCGCCTGGTCGACGATGCTCTGGAGCTGCGCCTTGGCCTGGGTCTGGCGCGTGGTCGCGTCCTTCATCGTGTTCTGGGCCATCGCGATGTCGGTCTGGATGTCCTCGATCTTCTGCTGCCCGGGCTGCGGCGTCAGCGCCTGTGTGGTGCGCAGGCTCAGCGCCGCCACCTGCCCGCCCGCATATGTCCCGGTCGGCGAGGTCGAAAACGTGCCGTACACGGCTACTGCCTGCAATTGTTTGCGGATCGCGTCCTCGTCGGCCTGCGCGCCATATTGCACCGTGATGGAATCGTCGACCCGCGCCACCGCGGTCGACCGCGCGGAGCCCGGCCCGTCATTGCCGGTGTACCATTTCACTGTCGTAGCCGAGCCGTTCACCAGCGTCGTCGCCGAGCTCGCCGGCGACGAGCCGACGCGCAGCGGCGGTTGCGTGGCGGTGATCGGCGTTGTGCTGAAGCCGAGTGCGCCGAGCGCAGCGGTCGCGCCTGCCGTCGTGCCCGAGATGCTCAGGCTCGCCGCATCGTCGGTGTTGATGGTGATGGCACCGCCATGGATCGTCGACGGTTTCGAGGTGCCCGTGATGGCGTCGATCTTGCTCATCAGGGTCTGGATGCTGTCGGTAATGTTGAGCTGGTTGCCGGTCGCGCCCGCAGCGACGAA
Encoded proteins:
- a CDS encoding DUF1522 domain-containing protein, which gives rise to MSGIVLSASVRQNLLSLQSTADLLATTQSRLSTGKKVNSALDNPTNFFTAQSLDNRASDINNLLDGIANGVQVLQAANTGITSLQKLLDSAKSIANQALQTTVGYSTKSNVSTTIAGATSTDLRGTTTYSSATALTNVLFDGTAGGANAATSSTTLGGTLASVTASSAVTDNNSGGAANITAGTLIYGDGLAGATSGLSTGAATLFTDGTTLTVDGHSITFKAGAAPGIAGSPNSLPAGYGVDGGGTGSIATDGNGNSIVYLGASATNSTATVGDILKTIDLAAGTRGATIAAGVATINANNTSQTAAAIAAGKITLDSSTGADLSVTGKADILKALGLTTATGSGNTTITAARTTSSGSLGSLITDGSTLNVNGKTITFKNGGTPAAANVPSGSGVAGNVVTDGSGNSTVYLNKGTVADILSAVDLATGVQTASNSGGTATLSTASGQTNSSIVAGALHISTGANSDLSITGSGNALSALGLTGSTGTGTAFTASRAAATGSISGKTLTFTSFNGGTAVNVTFGDGTNGTVKTLDQLNTALQANNLSATIDANGLLTVSTTNEYASSTIGSATAGGTIGGTLTTALTWSNATAPVADAVAQATRTNLVSQYNNILTQIDTTSVDASFNGVNLLNGDQLKLVFDETAKSSLNITGVTFNSKGLGLAGLVQGTDFIDNSATNKVLVSLNSASSTLRSEASTLGSNLSVVQIRQDFNKNLINVLQTGSSNLTLADTNEEAANSQALSTRQSIAVSALSLANTSQQSVLQLLR
- a CDS encoding aspartate aminotransferase family protein — its product is MNEIIRNTQTAVTSGSLDPRDWSEFRALAHRMLDEAIDGIANVRARPVWQPIPDEVRAAVRTDLPREPTDLAEVYREFSEYVAPYATGNVHPAFMGWVHGGGTAVGMIAEMLAASLNANLGGRDHMPIELERQIVEWMRGLFGFPQGASGIFVTGTSMANLMAVLVARTSALGALARQHGIGNDGALLTAYASKAAHGCISRAMDIAGFGTDALRKIDIDADHRIDVAALRARIATDREVGFKPFLVTASAGTVDIGAIDDLKAIAELCGEEGIWFHVDGAFGALAILSPELAPLLDGITLADSIALDFHKWGQVPYEAGFLLVRDGERHRQAFAQPAAYLSREARGLAAGAVWPCDLGPDLSRGFRALKTWFTLKTFGTDRLGAVIARSCALAKYLETRVLAEPRLELLAPVNLNIVCFRYRADDAVNREIVADVQESGLAAPSSTTLDGKVAIRAAIVNHRTAEADIDALVAAVIKFGAQRTGGLIEVEAPPLAAQ
- the flbT gene encoding flagellar biosynthesis repressor FlbT — translated: MALKVELKPHERIIVGNCVITNTDQRARLLIDGENVPILRERDILTPETADTPAKLVYLAVQLMYISPDPQSQHGTYFNLVRDIVTAVPSAWPIIESINNNIMSGDLYRALKDARKLIAYEDKLREQFEATHPKNDAKTEPGKNDVSTAA
- a CDS encoding DUF1522 domain-containing protein; translated protein: MSGIVLSSSVRQNLLSLQSTADLLATTQSRLSTGKKVNSALDNPTNFFTAQSLDNRASDINNLLDGIANGVQVLQAANTGITSLQKLLDSAKSIANQALQTTVGYSTKSNVSTTIAGATSTDLRGTTTYSSATALTNVLFDGTAGGANAATSSTTLGGTIGTVTGSVVQDNNSGGAANITATTILYGDGLAAGTSGLTTGAATQFTDGSSFTVNGHSITFKAGAAPAAASAPTGYGVSGNIATDGSGNSIVYLGASATNATATVGDVLKAVDLASGVQNAVVAAGAATITTNTSQTTSVSALAGGKITLETSTGADLSVVGKADLLKALGLTTATGSGNATVTATRTTTSASLGTLISDGSTLNVNGKIITFKNAGTPASANVASGSGVSGNVVTDGSGNSTVYLEKGTVADILNAIDLATGVQTASNASGAATLSTATGQTKSSIVAGALHISTGANSDLSITGTGNALSSLGLTGSTGTGTAFTASRTAAAGGVSGKTLTFTSFNGGTAVNVTFGDGTGGTVKTLDQLNTALQANNLSATIDANGLLTVSATNDYASSTLGSAAAGGTIGGTITTALTFSNATAPVADAVAQATRTNLVSQYNNILTQIDTTSTDASFNGVNLLNGDQLKLVFDETGKSNLNITGVTFNSKGLGLAGLVQGTDFIDNSATNKVLTNLNKASSTLRSEASTLGSNLSVVQVRQDFNKNLIDVLQTGSSNLTLADTNEEAANSQALSTRQSIAVSALSLANQSQQSVLQLLR